One window of the Pseudarthrobacter sp. ATCC 49987 genome contains the following:
- a CDS encoding MFS transporter produces MSSNVLARVPRSWMLLSAIGLIALNMRGPFVAVAPVVGPMQQELGFSPVELGLLTGIPVLCFALASPLASLTGRKLGAEVAITLTLLGVLLGVMVRSAGNGATVMLGTVMLGIAITIGNIAVPLIIRRDFAPARQATAMGIYTAALNIGSFITAMVMAPLAELLGWRLALAACGLFAVAALAAWVLAFGSRAFRPEPVPAPGPARAGIKPASRWITVGLTAGFAGQAFSYYGVTAWLPSILADELGMTAAAAGAGSSLFQILAIVGGLGVPLAARFASTTAVGLTLGLLWLTVPVGLLLAPELWWLWSSFGGVAQGGGITLIFIAIIRLARDQASAGRMSALVQGVGYSFGALAPTLLGYVNGVSGTWTGPLLMVLGSVAMFILGTALSLRHVPKAH; encoded by the coding sequence ATGAGCTCCAACGTCCTCGCCAGGGTGCCACGCAGCTGGATGCTGCTGTCCGCCATCGGGCTCATCGCCCTGAACATGCGCGGTCCGTTCGTGGCCGTGGCGCCGGTGGTCGGCCCGATGCAGCAGGAACTCGGTTTCTCCCCGGTGGAACTGGGCCTCCTGACCGGCATCCCGGTGCTGTGCTTCGCCCTTGCTTCGCCGCTGGCCTCGCTGACCGGACGCAAACTCGGCGCGGAAGTCGCCATCACCCTCACCCTGCTGGGCGTGCTGCTGGGCGTCATGGTGCGCTCGGCGGGCAACGGCGCCACGGTCATGCTCGGGACGGTGATGCTCGGTATCGCCATCACGATCGGCAACATCGCCGTTCCGTTGATCATCCGGCGCGACTTCGCCCCGGCCCGGCAGGCCACGGCCATGGGCATCTACACCGCCGCCCTGAACATCGGCTCCTTCATCACCGCCATGGTGATGGCGCCGCTGGCCGAGCTGCTGGGGTGGCGGCTGGCCCTGGCCGCCTGCGGACTCTTTGCTGTCGCGGCGTTGGCTGCGTGGGTGCTCGCCTTTGGCAGCCGGGCGTTCCGCCCCGAACCCGTCCCCGCGCCGGGCCCCGCACGCGCCGGAATCAAGCCGGCGTCGCGCTGGATCACCGTCGGGCTGACCGCAGGGTTCGCCGGGCAGGCGTTCTCCTACTACGGGGTGACCGCCTGGCTGCCCAGCATCCTCGCGGATGAGCTGGGCATGACGGCCGCGGCGGCCGGCGCCGGGTCCTCGCTGTTCCAGATCCTCGCCATCGTGGGCGGCCTGGGCGTTCCGCTCGCGGCCCGTTTCGCCAGCACGACGGCGGTCGGCCTCACCTTGGGGCTGTTGTGGCTGACCGTCCCGGTGGGCTTGCTGCTGGCGCCGGAGCTGTGGTGGCTGTGGTCGTCGTTCGGCGGCGTCGCCCAGGGTGGCGGTATCACGCTGATTTTCATCGCCATCATCCGGCTGGCCCGGGACCAGGCCTCGGCGGGCCGGATGTCCGCCCTCGTGCAGGGGGTCGGCTACTCCTTCGGTGCCCTGGCACCGACCCTCCTGGGCTACGTGAACGGCGTCTCGGGAACCTGGACCGGCCCGCTGCTGATGGTGCTCGGCTCGGTGGCGATGTTCATCCTCGGCACCGCGCTTTCCCTTCGGCACGTCCCCAAGGCGCACTGA